The window aagtttattgttatttgtaaCAATAACACGTTGAGATCGGAATGTGGAAGCAACTGCGgccaaataaaacaataaataaacattgtatAATAATTTCACAACACGACGCAGTTATCGGGGACAAAAGTTTCGAGTTGCACCGAATAACCCGTTCTATATAGGCCACTATTACTATAACAGTCTAAGTAAACAAACCTACTTTATAATTAATTGTTCTCTGTATGGACTTTACCTTTTATTGAGCCTGCTCTACTAAATGCACTTATGTGTTATTAGTAATAAGTATTAAGGAAGGATATATATGATTTGTTACTAACCTAAATTTTAATGTTACGGGAAACCATACCAATGAAACACTATGAAAATTAGATGTCCTCATTCCTTGCTTTTTGAAATATTCTCAGTAGTCAAAATAAgttgagtaggtacctatattgtGTGTTAAATAACATAAACTGTGGATGACCAGGAAAACGTTTGTTATCCTGTACAACAACATACAATAGGTGTGTATGGAGTCGCTATAGTTATCGATTGTAGGCTCTGCTAATTTGTGAAATATCACATGTATTTAATTGAAAACGTAACAATGAATAATCCATAATTCAAAAACCGCAACGCAGGTTTGTCAGGTGCAGGAATCGTGTTATACCTACACGCATTAGTTTTTCCTACTTTTACTCGCAGTCGGTAAGCAAAGCCTACGTGACAGATGACAGGTGATGCGGACTGCCACTGATCTATTGGATGGACAAGCTAACACTGCTACCAGTATCTATTGATATATCGTGCTGCCATAGTCTCGTGGTCCGTACCACGTTGGTTAAATAAGTGCTCTAAATAGTAactgaaatatatgtcataAGTTAAAGAAATAGTGATCTCCACGACCAGTGTCTTCTGCATTCGCGgctgatatcataattattaagCTATTTAAAAGTAACAAACatcaaaatacttatttaatataagcctttaatttttccttagTTATTTTCTACAATATGTCACAAAAACCGTTGTTTATCTTGTCTTCTCCTCTTTTCCAGTTGGCTAACCTCGAAGGCCTCCAATCGGGGGTACCAACCCGCACAACGGCGACCATAACGCCCACACAGCTGCGCAACTTCGAGCAGACCTATATCGAGCTGAGCAACTGCCACAGCGAGCAGGCCAACCACGCCGGGTTCGTGCCGCCCTCAGTCACGCACGCCAACAGCTACGGTAGGCTTTACTTCTTACTTCTTATGGCTCCCTGGTACCTCGTCACAAATTAGGTAAACTTGGTCCATTATAGGATTAAGAGAATTGTGGGCAGAAATACAATCGAATCgtcaaaattttacaataatctAAGTTGACAAAGGGTAACCTAGGCGAGTAGCGCGGAAAACCCGTGATAACAACTATCACCACCTGCCGTTGACTAATTTGGTGGTTTGTTGTTGGGTTGCATCGCTGCGTCACTTAATTTGTCATGTTGACGAATAGGTTGCAATTAGCGCAACTCACAACCACATAAACAAGCTCTAAAATTAATAACCGGCTTCACAAAACGACTTCCCTTCCCATATCTAATAAACTCCTCTCTCCATTCCAGGCATCCTGAATCCGGGGGGCTACTGCGACGCGGGCCCGACGACGGCGCTGCATGTGTCGCCGGGCCCGCTCTCCGCCAGCGGCGACAGCAGCTGCAGCCCCGGCCCCGCGCCCAAGCGCCGCAATATGGGCGGCCGCCGCCCCACCAAGGCCCCCCAGGACATCTCCCCTGAAGAAGAGGAAAGGAGAAAGATCAGAAGGGAACGCAACAAGATGGCCGCTGCCCGCTGCAGAAAACGCAGGCTCGATCACACTAATGAGCTCCAAGACGAAACGGACAAGCTTGAAGAGAAAAAACACGCACTACAGGAAGAAATCCGAAAGCTAAACGCTGATAAGGACCAGTTGCAGACCATCCTTCAAACGCATCTCAGGACGTGTAAATTAGCGAGACGCGCGCCTAGCCCTCCCGATGTGAAACCATTTGAGGAGTACCCGTATATAGAGGAGGGGGTGAGGGTGAAGGAGGAGGTGGTGGATCCGGCGCATGACCCCACGCTGGCGCTGGACAATGACGTCATGTTCACCTCGCCGACGCCGGACAAAAGGTGAGGACCCTGCCGTGATACTTGTAAAGTCAATCGATCAAGTCATGTCAAACATTGTTATC of the Cydia pomonella isolate Wapato2018A chromosome 19, ilCydPomo1, whole genome shotgun sequence genome contains:
- the LOC133528247 gene encoding transcription factor kayak-like isoform X3, translated to MTMKLDVSDSQSNHSESNDSQSSQGSSNDFMATIQASRSLLSLANLEGLQSGVPTRTTATITPTQLRNFEQTYIELSNCHSEQANHAGFVPPSVTHANSYGILNPGGYCDAGPTTALHVSPGPLSASGDSSCSPGPAPKRRNMGGRRPTKAPQDISPEEEERRKIRRERNKMAAARCRKRRLDHTNELQDETDKLEEKKHALQEEIRKLNADKDQLQTILQTHLRTCKLARRAPSPPDVKPFEEYPYIEEGVRVKEEVVDPAHDPTLALDNDVMFTSPTPDKRIMLSAASPAMGLTLDTPPVPARPSRPNFLQIHNNKAIANSNKIAGIEISTPSNGIPFNFDSLMEGGTGLTPVHPHPVLHHPHPHHQHPHPCAQQQRAAPDVSSPDHGSLVSL
- the LOC133528247 gene encoding transcription factor kayak-like isoform X4, which gives rise to MQNIDPLEFANILATELWCQQLANLEGLQSGVPTRTTATITPTQLRNFEQTYIELSNCHSEQANHAGFVPPSVTHANSYGILNPGGYCDAGPTTALHVSPGPLSASGDSSCSPGPAPKRRNMGGRRPTKAPQDISPEEEERRKIRRERNKMAAARCRKRRLDHTNELQDETDKLEEKKHALQEEIRKLNADKDQLQTILQTHLRTCKLARRAPSPPDVKPFEEYPYIEEGVRVKEEVVDPAHDPTLALDNDVMFTSPTPDKRIMLSAASPAMGLTLDTPPVPARPSRPNFLQVPLFLTPAQIHNNKAIANSNKIAGIEISTPSNGIPFNFDSLMEGGTGLTPVHPHPVLHHPHPHHQHPHPCAQQQRAAPDVSSPDHGSLVSL
- the LOC133528247 gene encoding transcription factor kayak-like isoform X2, with translation MSQRVPYYYSEQDDSSLMFATMFEYQNDEYNKPVLANLEGLQSGVPTRTTATITPTQLRNFEQTYIELSNCHSEQANHAGFVPPSVTHANSYGILNPGGYCDAGPTTALHVSPGPLSASGDSSCSPGPAPKRRNMGGRRPTKAPQDISPEEEERRKIRRERNKMAAARCRKRRLDHTNELQDETDKLEEKKHALQEEIRKLNADKDQLQTILQTHLRTCKLARRAPSPPDVKPFEEYPYIEEGVRVKEEVVDPAHDPTLALDNDVMFTSPTPDKRIMLSAASPAMGLTLDTPPVPARPSRPNFLQVPLFLTPAQIHNNKAIANSNKIAGIEISTPSNGIPFNFDSLMEGGTGLTPVHPHPVLHHPHPHHQHPHPCAQQQRAAPDVSSPDHGSLVSL
- the LOC133528247 gene encoding protein FosB-like isoform X1, with the protein product MTMKLDVSDSQSNHSESNDSQSSQGSSNDFMATIQASRSLLSLANLEGLQSGVPTRTTATITPTQLRNFEQTYIELSNCHSEQANHAGFVPPSVTHANSYGILNPGGYCDAGPTTALHVSPGPLSASGDSSCSPGPAPKRRNMGGRRPTKAPQDISPEEEERRKIRRERNKMAAARCRKRRLDHTNELQDETDKLEEKKHALQEEIRKLNADKDQLQTILQTHLRTCKLARRAPSPPDVKPFEEYPYIEEGVRVKEEVVDPAHDPTLALDNDVMFTSPTPDKRIMLSAASPAMGLTLDTPPVPARPSRPNFLQVPLFLTPAQIHNNKAIANSNKIAGIEISTPSNGIPFNFDSLMEGGTGLTPVHPHPVLHHPHPHHQHPHPCAQQQRAAPDVSSPDHGSLVSL